Proteins from a genomic interval of Gordonia sp. SL306:
- a CDS encoding DUF3263 domain-containing protein: protein MDNKQQQMLAFETDWYQLGGGSSRVITERFGLTDRDFFSEVDRIVASDPPPSLTHSELGRMRSVIRRRLWMAR, encoded by the coding sequence ATGGACAACAAGCAGCAGCAGATGCTGGCATTCGAAACTGATTGGTACCAACTCGGCGGCGGCTCGTCGCGCGTGATCACCGAGCGGTTCGGCCTCACCGATCGCGACTTCTTCAGTGAGGTCGACCGGATCGTCGCGTCGGATCCGCCTCCCTCGCTGACGCATTCGGAGTTGGGCAGGATGCGCAGTGTGATCCGTCGCCGACTGTGGATGGCGCGCTGA
- a CDS encoding oxygenase MpaB family protein has translation MTVTQPSPTESAGAVISHADDEIELIPPDSLTAELTGRFTFLPVNGAAFVMQVMHPTIGDIVGKYSVFRTDPLGRAVRSIDSVLRWVYGGTEAIEEGKRLRRMHQPLQMRNAQGAHISALNPEAYQWVIATAFPTSCSAAPLILGREFTAPERDEVFRDNRRIAKIVQVPMRGYPESIEEFWRYYDDMVENTLVAHPVALDLIAQMKAAPRLDGAVPPPVLRLANTVARVAAVPVQKLNYLTTVGVMEPRVREILGLSWSADEQRELERIHSAIRLSYRVLPERLTYFPLAYHARRHHAAIQAMKRREGAGAAYKVADRAGAPAAGQGPPAKF, from the coding sequence ATGACGGTCACACAGCCCTCGCCGACCGAGTCCGCCGGCGCGGTGATCTCGCACGCCGACGACGAGATCGAGCTCATCCCGCCGGACTCGCTGACCGCCGAGCTCACCGGGCGGTTCACCTTCTTGCCGGTCAACGGCGCGGCCTTCGTGATGCAGGTGATGCACCCGACCATCGGCGACATCGTCGGGAAGTACTCGGTGTTCCGGACAGATCCGCTCGGGCGCGCCGTTCGCTCGATCGATTCCGTGCTGCGCTGGGTCTACGGCGGCACCGAGGCGATCGAAGAGGGCAAGCGACTGCGGCGGATGCACCAGCCCCTCCAGATGCGGAACGCGCAGGGTGCTCACATCAGCGCCCTGAACCCCGAGGCCTACCAGTGGGTCATCGCCACGGCCTTTCCCACCTCGTGCAGCGCCGCGCCGCTGATCCTCGGGCGGGAGTTCACCGCTCCCGAACGCGACGAGGTCTTCCGGGACAACCGGCGGATCGCGAAGATCGTGCAGGTACCGATGCGCGGCTATCCCGAATCGATCGAGGAGTTCTGGCGGTATTACGACGACATGGTCGAGAACACCTTGGTCGCGCATCCGGTGGCCCTCGACCTGATCGCCCAGATGAAGGCGGCGCCGAGGCTCGACGGCGCAGTCCCGCCCCCCGTGCTCCGGCTGGCCAACACGGTCGCGCGGGTCGCCGCCGTCCCGGTCCAGAAGCTGAACTACCTGACCACCGTCGGCGTCATGGAGCCACGCGTACGCGAGATCCTCGGCTTGTCGTGGAGCGCCGACGAGCAGCGTGAACTGGAGCGGATCCACTCGGCCATCCGGTTGTCGTACCGAGTCCTGCCCGAGCGGCTCACCTACTTCCCGCTGGCCTATCACGCGCGCCGCCACCACGCCGCCATACAGGCGATGAAGCGCCGCGAAGGCGCCGGTGCCGCCTACAAGGTCGCAGACCGCGCAGGCGCCCCCGCCGCAGGCCAGGGGCCGCCCGCGAAGTTCTAA
- a CDS encoding VOC family protein — MAYHEPVATVTRLAAAGAVIDLATVDTVATADAYARLLGGVASTSSSVGNGSIRWHAVNANDTHRVSFGVADRVAAERLLDRRGLSRDEPVAVTDDVGLVEAGDGELEAIDHLVFTAHSRDHALAVFGACLDLDFRLDREIGDGARQLFFRAADLVVEVVTDSAPAGDPQPCALWGVAWRSRDAAVTHRRLADLGVPTSEVRTGRKPGTRLFTVRDRALATRTVVIETESRHAE, encoded by the coding sequence ATGGCATATCACGAGCCGGTCGCCACGGTGACCCGACTCGCGGCCGCCGGCGCGGTGATCGATCTGGCCACCGTCGACACGGTGGCCACCGCCGACGCGTATGCCCGTTTGCTGGGCGGTGTGGCGTCGACGTCGTCGTCCGTGGGCAACGGGTCGATCCGATGGCATGCGGTGAACGCGAACGACACCCACCGAGTGTCGTTCGGCGTCGCTGACCGCGTCGCGGCCGAGAGACTGCTCGACCGCCGCGGGCTGTCGCGCGATGAGCCGGTCGCGGTCACCGACGACGTCGGCTTGGTGGAGGCAGGCGACGGCGAGCTCGAGGCCATCGATCATCTCGTCTTCACCGCGCACTCCCGCGATCACGCGCTGGCGGTTTTCGGGGCCTGTCTGGACCTCGATTTCCGGCTCGATCGGGAGATCGGCGACGGCGCACGCCAACTGTTCTTCCGGGCAGCCGATCTCGTGGTGGAGGTGGTGACCGACTCCGCGCCGGCGGGTGATCCGCAGCCCTGCGCATTGTGGGGTGTCGCGTGGCGATCGCGAGATGCCGCGGTGACGCACCGTCGGCTGGCCGATCTCGGAGTGCCGACGAGCGAGGTCAGGACCGGACGAAAGCCGGGCACGCGGCTGTTCACCGTCCGTGATCGCGCCCTCGCCACCCGGACCGTGGTGATCGAGACGGAATCACGTCACGCGGAGTAA
- a CDS encoding FAD-dependent oxidoreductase translates to MTTPPAEAGPRPAVVVVSADHADTLMSEFERYRRDYDITCASSAIEAIALLGRLRSEGHQVALIVTESELSDMNLLEALSTFRSIVPTARRVVGIHWSRFLQDSETLRPALQKGKFDTFLLIPRGPRDEEFHYAITELLSDWGATVAAPEVEVLRIISPALTPLTMSIRDFLERMGMPYRTYPPDSSAGRAAIALWSADGNRIPAESNLFPDDGTAAPGGSHTSVPTPLVHSLRGAADAVISPDSVRDVAEMLYGRPSDIELETIVDLAVVGAGPAGLAAAVYAASEGLSTVVIESEAIGGQAGTSSMIRNYLGFPRGISGMRLAQRARTQAVRFGARFFTGWPVESLVVEDSSAPYRLRTEGGEVCARSVLISTGVAYRRLGVADLEDLVGLGVHYGAAMSAAREMDGHDVFVVGGGNSAGQAAIHLARYARSVTIVVRRPDLTSTMSQYLIGEIAFNPRITVRGSSEVVDGGGAGRLEWITLRDRITGNQERCAAAGLFLLLGASPHCDWLPDDVERDDDGFVLTGREVSHDRWLGDVPPANLATSEPGLFAAGDIRAGSMKRVAAASGEGASVVPLVHTWLESLRQVQPS, encoded by the coding sequence ATGACCACTCCGCCCGCCGAAGCGGGTCCACGTCCCGCCGTCGTCGTGGTGTCCGCCGATCATGCCGACACCCTCATGTCCGAGTTCGAGCGATATCGGCGCGACTACGACATCACCTGCGCGAGTTCGGCGATCGAGGCGATCGCTCTGCTCGGCAGGCTCCGGAGTGAAGGGCATCAGGTGGCCCTGATCGTCACCGAATCCGAACTCTCCGACATGAATCTCCTCGAGGCGCTCTCGACGTTCCGCAGTATCGTGCCGACCGCCCGGCGGGTCGTCGGGATCCACTGGAGCCGTTTCCTCCAGGACAGTGAGACGCTGCGGCCTGCCCTGCAGAAGGGCAAGTTCGATACGTTCCTCCTCATCCCGCGCGGACCGCGGGACGAGGAGTTTCATTACGCGATCACCGAACTCCTGTCGGACTGGGGCGCGACCGTCGCAGCGCCGGAGGTCGAGGTGCTCCGTATCATCAGCCCCGCCCTCACGCCACTGACGATGTCGATCCGGGACTTCCTCGAACGAATGGGCATGCCGTACCGGACATATCCTCCCGACAGCTCCGCGGGACGAGCCGCCATCGCGCTCTGGTCCGCCGACGGCAACCGGATCCCCGCCGAGAGCAACCTGTTTCCCGACGACGGCACCGCCGCGCCGGGTGGGTCACACACCTCGGTACCCACGCCGCTGGTGCATTCTCTCCGGGGCGCCGCCGACGCGGTCATCTCGCCGGACTCGGTGCGTGACGTCGCGGAGATGCTCTACGGCCGCCCCTCCGACATCGAGCTCGAGACCATCGTCGACCTGGCAGTGGTCGGGGCGGGACCGGCCGGCCTCGCTGCCGCCGTGTATGCGGCGTCGGAGGGACTGAGCACCGTCGTCATCGAGTCGGAGGCCATCGGCGGGCAGGCGGGCACGAGCTCGATGATCCGCAACTACCTCGGTTTCCCCAGGGGTATCTCGGGCATGCGGCTCGCCCAGCGGGCGCGTACCCAGGCCGTCCGCTTCGGTGCGCGGTTCTTCACGGGCTGGCCGGTGGAGAGTCTCGTCGTCGAGGACTCCTCCGCGCCCTACCGCCTGCGGACCGAGGGCGGCGAGGTCTGTGCTCGGTCCGTCCTGATCAGCACCGGCGTCGCCTACCGTCGCCTCGGCGTCGCCGATCTCGAGGATCTCGTCGGCCTCGGCGTCCATTACGGCGCGGCGATGAGCGCGGCCCGGGAAATGGACGGACACGATGTGTTCGTGGTCGGCGGCGGCAACTCGGCAGGCCAGGCGGCGATCCACCTCGCCCGGTACGCGCGTTCGGTCACGATCGTGGTCCGACGACCCGATCTCACCTCGACGATGTCGCAGTATCTGATCGGGGAGATCGCCTTCAACCCCCGCATCACGGTGCGCGGCTCGAGCGAGGTCGTCGACGGCGGCGGTGCCGGCCGTCTGGAATGGATTACGTTGCGCGACAGGATCACCGGGAATCAAGAGCGATGCGCGGCCGCAGGTCTGTTCCTGCTCCTCGGCGCATCGCCGCACTGCGACTGGCTGCCGGACGACGTGGAGCGCGACGACGACGGCTTCGTCCTGACCGGTCGGGAAGTTTCGCACGATCGCTGGCTCGGCGATGTGCCACCGGCCAACCTCGCCACCAGCGAACCCGGCCTGTTCGCCGCCGGTGACATCAGGGCGGGCTCGATGAAGCGGGTGGCCGCGGCCAGCGGTGAGGGGGCCAGTGTGGTACCCCTCGTGCACACGTGGCTGGAATCGTTGCGACAGGTCCAGCCCTCATGA